Within the Deltaproteobacteria bacterium genome, the region CTCGCTCGACCTGCTGGGCCCGGAAGATGCGCTCAGCGACGCGCTCTCGCGCTTCGGCCTGCGGCGCGTGGGCGACTTGTTACGGATTCCCGAGCGCGCGCTGGTGAACCGCCTCGGCCCCTCGCTCCTGCCGCTACTCGCGCTCGCACGCGGCGAGGACTCGGCGGCGCCGCCGCGCGCGCCGGATGCGGCGCTGTTCGAGGAAGGCAGCGACCTCGAGGCGCCCGTCGCGCAGCTGGAGCCGCTGCTGTTCGTGCTGCGCGGCCTGCTCGCGCGGCTCGCCGACAGGCTCGCGAGCCGCGGCCTCGCGTTCGGCGAGATCGGCCTCGCGCTCGCGCTCGACGGCGGCGGGCGCGACGAGCGCACGCTCGGCCTCGCCGCGCCCACGCGCGACGTGCGCGTGCTCTTGCGCATCGCCGCGCTCGCGCTCGAAGCCACGCCGCCGCGCGCCGCCGTCGACGCGATCTCCGTAACGACTCGCGGCGCCGAGCTGCGCGGCGACCAGCTCGACTTCTTCGCACCCGCCGGCCCCGCGCCCGCCGCGCTCAGCCGCACGCTCGCCGAGCTCGCTGCGCTGTGCGGAGAGGGTCGCGTCGGCGCCCCCGCACTCGCGAACGCGCACCGCCCCGACGCGTTCGCGCTCGCGCCGTTCGTGCTGCCCGCGAGCGCAGCGCGCAGCGAGGCCGCGCCACGACGGCGCGGTGATCGCGCGCGCGCGGAGTCGCGTGCGCGCCCCATCGCGGAGAACGCCGCGAGCGGCGCGCCGCACTGCAGCGATCTCGCGAGCGCGCCGCAGCCCCGCGCCGATCTCGCCGCCCCACGCGCCCCTGCCGTGCGCGCGCTGCGCCCGCCGCTTGCCGCTGCGGTTCGCAGTGCGCGCGGCGCACCGCAGTGGGTGCAGAGCGCACTCGCGAACGGCGAGGTGCTGCGCTGCGCCGGCCCGTGGCGCACCACCGGCCAGTGGTGGAGCGAGGAGCGCTACGCATTCGACCACTACGACGTCGCGACCGCCGACGGCGCCGTCTTCCGCCTGCGCCGCGACCTGCTGCACGAGCGCTGGGAGATCGATGGGGTGTTCGATTGAGGCCGGTGCGACGACGCCCCCATTCCGCGGCCCCTTCTCCGGATCCTACTCTCCCCTCGTGACCGCCCACTCCCGCACGATCCTGCACGCCGACATGGACGCCTTCTACGCGTCCATCGAGCAGCGCGACGACCCCGCGCTGCGCGGGCGCCCGGTGATCGTGGGCGGCACGAGCGCGCGCGGCGTCGTGTCGGCCGCCAGCTACGAGGCGCGCAAGTTCGGCGTGCGCAGCGCGATGCCGGGCTTCGAAGCGCGCCGGCTGTGCCCCGACGGCGTGTTCCTGCGCGGCGACATGACGAAGTACGCGCGCGAGTCGAAGCGCATCTTCGCGATCTTCGAGCGCTTCACGCCCGCCGTGGAGGGGCTTTCGCTCGACGAGGCATTCCTCGATCTCACGGGCACCGAGCGCTTGTTAGGGACGGCGCGCGCCGTGGGCGAGCGCCTGCGGCGCGAGGTGCGCGCGGAGACCGGGCTCGCGGTTTCGGTGGGCATCGCGCCGGTGAAGATGGTCGCGAAGATCGCGAGCGATTCGGCCAAGCCCGACGGCCTGCGCGAGGTCGCCCCTGGCGAAGTGCGCGCGTTCCTCGACCCGCTGCCGGTGGGGCGCCTATGGGGCGTCGGCGCCGTCGCCGAAGCGCGGCTCACGAAGCTCGGCCTGCGCACGATCGGCGATCTCGCGCGGCTCGATCGCGAGCGCGCGCACGCATGGCTCGGCGACTGGGGAGTGGCGATGGCGCGGCTCGCGCGCGGCGAGGACGTGCGCGACGTCGAGCCCTATCGCGACGCCGTCTCGATGAGCGAGGAGAACACGTTCGCGGGCGACGTGAGCGACCGCGCGGTGCTCGACGCCGCGATCCTCGCGCATGCGGACTCGGTGGCGCGCCGCTTGCGCAAGAGCGGCGAGCAAGGCCGCACGGTCGTGCTGAAGTTGAAGCTCGCGCGTCGCGTCGCCGCGGGCCCACGCGGCTACCCGCTGCTCACGCGCCGCGCCACGCTCCTCCAGCCGACCGACGACGGCGACGTCATCGCGACCACGGCGCGCCAGTTGTTGCGGGAATCCGGGCTCGCGGAGCCCGTGCGCCTGCTCGGCGTCGGCGTGACGAACCTCGCACCTGCGAACCCCGAGCAACTCGCGCTCGGCGCGGACGGCGAGGCGCGCACGAAGCGCGCGAGCCTCAACAAGGCGCTCGACGCGCTCGCGGACCGCTTCGGCAAGCACGCCGTCCACCGCGCCGAACAGGCCGACGTGAGTCGCGCCGCGCTCTCGGATCAGATCAAGCGCGGCGAATGAGCCTAGAACCCATCTCAAAATTCCTCCCGTCGCCGGGCGCGCGTCTTTGTCCGTCTGGCTTCGTTGCGCTTCGCTCGAAGTATCGACGGATACGCCTTCGCTCGCGCGCCTCGCCAGCCGGCCAAATCCGCGCGCCGGGCTCGGTCCGGAATTCCGAGATGGGTTCTAGTAGCGCGTCGGGTTCGAGAGCAGGCCCCAGTTCCACGCGAACCACGCGAGCGCGAGGAACGCGAGCGCGGGCAGCGCGCGGCCCAGGCGGCGCCAGCGCGAGAGCGAGGGATCGCGAAGCGCGCGCCAGCCGAGTGGAAGGCACGCGAGCGAGAGCGCCGCCGCGACCCACAGCAAGCCCACCGCCACGAGCAGGGGCGTGTCGTTCCCGCTCGAGAATCGCCAGAACGCGCTCGCTGCCGAGCCCGAAAACGCGAGGATCGCGGCGAACGCACCGAGCCAGAGCGCCGCGGTGGCGGTGAAGAGCGCGCGCTGGGTGAGCGGGCGCGGCGGTGCGGGCGCGGCGCGGAACGAACGGCGCGCGACGAGGCCCGCGAGTGGCGCCACGAGAGTGACGAGAACCACCGCGAGCGCGGGCAGCAGCACCGAGAGCGAGAAGCGCAGCGTGTCGACGAAGCGCGCCCGCTCGAACGTCAGGCCTGGGAACCACGGCAGGACGTGCGTGACTCGCCCGGGCTCGTCGCGCGCGAACTCGATCTCGAGCTCGCCGTCCTCGGAGCGGAACCGATACGGCGCGACTTCCCGCCACGTGCGCGTGTTGCCCGCCGCGTCCGTCAGCCCTTCGCCTTCGATGCGATGAGCGTCCCGCGCCGTCACGCGCGTTTGCGAGAGCAGGCCGAGTACGCGCATCAGCGAGCGATCCGAGCGTCGCGTCGTCATGTACGTGCCCGCGACTTCGTGCGCGTGGCCGGGCTCGATCGCGACGGCGTGCTCGCGGCGGCGCTCCGCGAAGTAGCGCTTCACGAGCGCGGGCACGAGCGCCTGGCGCAGCAAACGCCCGCCGTTGCCGAGGCTGTTCTGCGCGACGAACACCCCGAAGCCGTGCTCGGGCGAGACGGCCAGCTCGCTGTGGAAGTACGAGAGGTCGCCGCCGTGCCCTAACAAGCGCACGCCGTGCGGGCGCGACTCCATGATCGCGAGGCCGAGCGCGTTGCCGGCGACCGTCACCTGCGGCTCCAGCCAGCGCGCAAACGCATCGTGCGAAAGGACGCGCGCGCCGTCGAGCTCTCCGCGGCCGAGCAGCATGCGCATGAAGCGCGTCATCGCGGCGCCGCTCGCGGTGAGCGCACCTGCGGGCGCATCGTGGATGAACTCGAACGGCCCCGGCGGCTGCGACGCGACCGCGTAGCCCTGCGACATGCGCGCGGCGAACCGCGCTGGCAGCGGCTGCTCGAAGGTCGCGTCCATCGCGAGCGGCGCGAACACGCGCTCCGCCACGAGCTGCTCGAAAGGGGCGCCGCTCTGGCGCTCCGCGATCGCGCCCGCGAGCGCGACGCCGTAGTTCGAGTACGACGGCCACTTCTCAGGCTCGAACGTGCGCCCCGGAAGATGCGTGCGCACGAACTGCGCGAGCGGCGGCACGGGCACCGGCGAGCCGAGATTGCGCAAGCGTTGCTCGAATCCCGCGCGATGCGTGAGCAGCTGGCGCAGCGTGACGGGCTTCCCGAACGCGGGTGGAATCTCGAAGTCGAGGTACGCGTTCGCGTCCGCATCGAGATCGAGCTCGCCCTTCTCATCGAGCTGCAGCACCGCCAGCGCCGTGAACAGCTTGCTGATCGACGCCATCCGAAAGTACGTGTTCTCGTCCACGGCGATGCGCTTCGCGATGTCGGCGAAGCCGTAGCCCTTCACGAACGCGACCTCGCCGCCCGCGACGACGCCGACGACCGCGCCCGCGACGTCGTTCTTCGCGAGCTCCGCCTCCACGATGCCGTCGACGAACGGCTCGAGATCCGCGCGCGACGGAACGGGGCGCGCTTGCGCGAGCCCGTGCGATGCGAGGATCAAGCACGCCGCCGCCGCGAGGAAGCCGTTCTTCATGCGGGAATCCTGCGCGCGCGAAGCCGCTGTCAATCGCGCTCGCGCGCTCGATGCGAGTGGTTACGGTGCCGCGATGACTGCCGCCGCGATCTCCGAAGAACGCAGCGCCGCCCACGGCGTGCGCTGGAACCTCTCCCATCTCTATGAGGAGCCTGCGCGCGCCGCGATCGACCGCGACCTCGCGGCTTCGCTCGCTGCCGCGAACGCCTTCGCCGCGCGCTACCGCGGCCGCGTCGCGCAGCTCGGCGCGCGCGAGCTCGCCGAGTCCGTCGACGCGTACGAAGCCGCGCTGAAGCCGGCGTCGCGCGCGGGCGCGTACGCCTCACTGCAGTTCGCCGCGGACACGCAGACGCCCGCGCACGGCGCCCTCGTGGCGCACGTGCAGGAGAAGGGCACCGAGGTGCGCAACGCGCTGCGCTTCTTCGAGCTCGAGTGGATCGCGGTCGACGCCGCGCGTGCCGAGTCGTTGTTGGCGGACCCCGCGCTCGCGAAGCGCCGCCACTATCTGGCCGCCGCGCGCCGCTATCGGCCCCACGTCCTCAGCGAAGCCGAGGAGCGCATCCTCGACGAGACCGCGAACCAGGGCTCGCGCGCGTGGTCGCGCCTGTTCGACGAAACGGTGGCCAGCCTGCGTTTCACGCCGGTGCTCGCGGGCAAGCCCGAGGAGCGCGGGCTCGAAGAGACGCTCGCGCTGCTCTACGACGCACGCCGCGAACGCCGGCAAGCGGGCGCCGCCGCGCTCACCGAGGGCCTCCGGAACAGCTCGCGCGTGATCGCGTTCGCGCTGAACACGCTCGTCGCGAGCAAGGCCACCGAGGACCGGCTGCGCAAGTACGCCGGTATGATGGACGAGCGGCATCTCGCGAACGAGATCGAGGCCACCTCGGTCGACGCGCTGATGAGCGCCTGCGAGCGCGCCTTCCCGCTCGTGCAGCGCTACTACCGGCTCAAGGCGAAGCTGTTAGGGATTCCGCAGCTCGCCGACTACGACCGCTACGCCCCGCTCTTCGAAGAGAAGCGCGCGCGCAGCTGGGCGGAGGCGCGAGACATCGTCCTGCGCAGCTACCGCGCCTTCTCGCCCGAGATCGCGAACATCGCTTCACGCTTCTTCGCGGGCGACTGGATCGACGCCGAGGTGCGTCCCGGCAAGAGCGGCGGCGCGTTCTGCGCGACCACGCTGCCCGAGCTCCACCCTTACGTGCTGATGAGCTTCACGGGCGAGTCGCGCGACGTGATGACCCTCGCGCACGAGCTCGGTCACGGCGTGCACTCTGTGCTTGCCGAGCCGTGCGGCCTGCTCGAGCAGCAAGCGCCGCTCACCACCGCCGAGACCGCGAGCGTGTTCGGCGAGATGCTCGTGTTCCGCGCGCTGATGAAGGAAGAGAGCGACCCGAAGGCGCGCCTCGCGCTGCTGTGCGGAAAGCTCGAGGACGCGTTCGCCACGGTGTTC harbors:
- a CDS encoding DNA polymerase IV; this translates as MGCSIEAGATTPPFRGPFSGSYSPLVTAHSRTILHADMDAFYASIEQRDDPALRGRPVIVGGTSARGVVSAASYEARKFGVRSAMPGFEARRLCPDGVFLRGDMTKYARESKRIFAIFERFTPAVEGLSLDEAFLDLTGTERLLGTARAVGERLRREVRAETGLAVSVGIAPVKMVAKIASDSAKPDGLREVAPGEVRAFLDPLPVGRLWGVGAVAEARLTKLGLRTIGDLARLDRERAHAWLGDWGVAMARLARGEDVRDVEPYRDAVSMSEENTFAGDVSDRAVLDAAILAHADSVARRLRKSGEQGRTVVLKLKLARRVAAGPRGYPLLTRRATLLQPTDDGDVIATTARQLLRESGLAEPVRLLGVGVTNLAPANPEQLALGADGEARTKRASLNKALDALADRFGKHAVHRAEQADVSRAALSDQIKRGE
- a CDS encoding beta-lactamase family protein — translated: MKNGFLAAAACLILASHGLAQARPVPSRADLEPFVDGIVEAELAKNDVAGAVVGVVAGGEVAFVKGYGFADIAKRIAVDENTYFRMASISKLFTALAVLQLDEKGELDLDADANAYLDFEIPPAFGKPVTLRQLLTHRAGFEQRLRNLGSPVPVPPLAQFVRTHLPGRTFEPEKWPSYSNYGVALAGAIAERQSGAPFEQLVAERVFAPLAMDATFEQPLPARFAARMSQGYAVASQPPGPFEFIHDAPAGALTASGAAMTRFMRMLLGRGELDGARVLSHDAFARWLEPQVTVAGNALGLAIMESRPHGVRLLGHGGDLSYFHSELAVSPEHGFGVFVAQNSLGNGGRLLRQALVPALVKRYFAERRREHAVAIEPGHAHEVAGTYMTTRRSDRSLMRVLGLLSQTRVTARDAHRIEGEGLTDAAGNTRTWREVAPYRFRSEDGELEIEFARDEPGRVTHVLPWFPGLTFERARFVDTLRFSLSVLLPALAVVLVTLVAPLAGLVARRSFRAAPAPPRPLTQRALFTATAALWLGAFAAILAFSGSAASAFWRFSSGNDTPLLVAVGLLWVAAALSLACLPLGWRALRDPSLSRWRRLGRALPALAFLALAWFAWNWGLLSNPTRY
- a CDS encoding M3 family oligoendopeptidase: MTAAAISEERSAAHGVRWNLSHLYEEPARAAIDRDLAASLAAANAFAARYRGRVAQLGARELAESVDAYEAALKPASRAGAYASLQFAADTQTPAHGALVAHVQEKGTEVRNALRFFELEWIAVDAARAESLLADPALAKRRHYLAAARRYRPHVLSEAEERILDETANQGSRAWSRLFDETVASLRFTPVLAGKPEERGLEETLALLYDARRERRQAGAAALTEGLRNSSRVIAFALNTLVASKATEDRLRKYAGMMDERHLANEIEATSVDALMSACERAFPLVQRYYRLKAKLLGIPQLADYDRYAPLFEEKRARSWAEARDIVLRSYRAFSPEIANIASRFFAGDWIDAEVRPGKSGGAFCATTLPELHPYVLMSFTGESRDVMTLAHELGHGVHSVLAEPCGLLEQQAPLTTAETASVFGEMLVFRALMKEESDPKARLALLCGKLEDAFATVFRQVVLTRFEEKLHAARRSEGELPAARINALWLEANAPMHGDAVALSDDYAWWWLYIGHFVHSPFYCYAYAFGELLVLALLGRYDAEGAPFIAKYRALLAAGGSETPSVLLARVGLDVTDAKFWDGGIAVIEGMVAQAEALSAQIG